The genomic interval TTCTACAATCGTGTCTGGAAAGATCTGAATGACTGCTATAGGGAGCCGTTGTTTGTCGCAGAGTGGGATGGCGTGACACCGAATACCCGCTACCGGATAGTCGGTGACCAGACAAAAAAGAAGCAGGATGAATGCATTTACATATTCTCATGCAAAGACAAGACCAAGCTTTGTGAGCATTCTGGGGTTGTCCGGCATGAAGAGCACCATGATCTCTACGAGATGCAATTTTTGTTCATGTGGTGTGATGTCAGTCTGCTCGGACCCCTTTTTTCAGCGATAAACAAGATGTTCAAGTGGTGTGATATGCATGACGGCTATGCCAAAATTAAGGTGGCGCTTTTCAACCCTGAGAGATGTGCGAGCAGCAGCGGCTATGGGGGTCCGGCCCCGCCCATTTACTACAACCTTCATAAACCGGGGTAAGTCGAACCCTCCCTCACACAGTAAGCTTATAAGCCATGGCTCAAGACATGGCTCTAGAGCCTATACCTAGCTTCAGCAGTATATACACCTATGGTCTTGACTCATCCGATGATAATGCTGCTGATCATATTTTAACAGGCGAACCATTCGTGGAACAGCCCTGCGTAGGATGGTTGGATAAATTCTGCACGGATCTCGGCTGTCGCAACCTGACCTACCTGCCTGATTCATGCTGCTGCACCACTACAACTACTGATCCTGGATTTGATACCACGGACGGCTGTTTCACCGACGTTGGTTTCAAAATTGTGAAGGCTACGATTGCTGTATTGCTGCAGCATCTCATTGATGGAAAACTGAAGGAGCAATGTCAGGGATGTGCAACGGGACACCCGAGCCAGCTGCAGCATTCGTGCCTGTTTGAACCACCAGCATACTTTTTTGACGCCAATTTTGACGAGCTGAGCAGCAAACTCTTCAAGCCTGATCTACGTGTCATCATAGCCTGCACCCTGCGGCGTTGCGGCTTGAAGGCCCACCTTCAACGGATTCAAGGAACTGCCGGTGCTATTCTGCATGAATTAAGAGATGCTCCGTACATAGGAGCGAAACTACAAGAAATCAGAGATACACTTCTGGACAAATCCTTCAGGAAAGACGTCTACGACGCTGTCGATCTCTGGCAAAGCCGTCCTACTGCGAATGGAGTGTGATCAGGATCCAGGTACCATGGGGTCTGCATGTAGCCAAAAGAGCCTCATAGAAAGGATGTTTAAAGCCCATTACAGAAGACAAATGATTCTACTGCTGGAACAGATAGTCGAAGACGCATGCAATCCTGACGACGTGGATGATGAGGAATCCAGACGTGTGACAAATCTCAAGAAACAAATTGTCAATATAAAAGGTCTAGTAGATTCATGGtatcaaattacagacatgTTTGTTACTGTTTCAGAACCATATTCTGTGTTGATAAGAAATGTTCTTGAGGTGTTGCACGAAACTGATTTCCGTATCGCAGATATCCTATGTATCTGTGCATATGTAACAGAGGTCTGTACAACGTTGATTACAATGGATGGTCGTGATGCAAGTTTCAACGTTGACGATATTATAAAAACAACTGTTGACTATATCTTAGACCATGATGTTAAGTTATGTAGAGAATTTCTTTTCTGGTTGGACTACATCTAATGTAATTTACTAATCATGTTTAGTATGTGATATTCTATCAAG from Pseudorasbora parva isolate DD20220531a chromosome 3, ASM2467924v1, whole genome shotgun sequence carries:
- the LOC137072038 gene encoding uncharacterized protein, with the translated sequence MTAMPKLRWRFSTLRDVRAAAAMGVRPRPFTTTFINRGEPFVEQPCVGWLDKFCTDLGCRNLTYLPDSCCCTTTTTDPGFDTTDGCFTDVGFKIVKATIAVLLQHLIDGKLKEQCQGCATGHPSQLQHSCLFEPPAYFFDANFDELSSKLFKPDLRVIIACTLRRCGLKAHLQRIQGTAGAILHELRDAPYIGAKLQEIRDTLLDKSFRKDVYDAVDLWQSRPTANGV